From one Mytilus edulis chromosome 1, xbMytEdul2.2, whole genome shotgun sequence genomic stretch:
- the LOC139522666 gene encoding growth arrest and DNA damage-inducible protein GADD45 gamma-like — protein MTFPENFGIDMDAQRNVNNIGMALKTILMKAKEDGRLVCGVYECAQILQEVPDDIALCLLPEVVDTDDVTANIQHKLVEAYCWENEIEVVKVDNFQKVGKIVRMDKTEEDNKDVGCVLIQNTKTDEKIDESANDFINNYYSMLANQTPVVALPD, from the exons ATGACATTCCCTGAAAATTTTGGAATAGATATGGATGCTCAAAG GAATGTAAACAACATTGGAATGGCTCTTAAAACAATTCTGATGAAAGCTAAAGAAGATGGTAGATTAGTCTGTGGTGTCTATGAATGTGCTCAGATTCTTCAAGA AGTCCCAGACGACATTGCATTATGTCTGCTGCCAGAAGTAGTTGATACAGATGACGTCACTGCTAACATACAGCATAAACTCGTGGAAGCCTATTGTTGGGAAAACGAAATCGAAGTTGTAAAA GTTGACAACTTCCAAAAAGTTGGAAAGATAGTTCGTATGGACAAAACAGAGGAGGACAATAAAGATGTTGGTTGTGTTCTCATACAAAATACAAAGACGGACGAGAAAATAGATGAGAGTGCCAATGATTTCATCAATAACTACTACTCCATGTTAGCTAACCAGACACCAGTTGTAGCTTTGCCAGATTGA
- the LOC139522659 gene encoding growth arrest and DNA damage-inducible protein GADD45 gamma-like, with amino-acid sequence MCKKEIILKEERKEAIMTLTDLKQDMNSNNIDKTAVEAGKILKDVVSEADKDSRVVNGTHSCAVHLQHCPDNIMACILADYGPLHDVTINIEHTLLEAYCMENGIRVLKVDSSEKIKKFLGTLPKNGKYTERSGDYTCLLIKNPKALYDKAEDTLLKFDKLYKVWGWHVIEFPV; translated from the exons ATGTGCAAGAAAGAAATTATTTTGAAAGAAGAAAGAAAGGAAGCAATAATGACTCTTACGGATTTAAAACAAGATATGAATAGCAATAATATTGACAA gaCTGCTGTTGAAGCAGGAAAGATTTTAAAGGATGTTGTATCAGAAGCAGACAAAGACAGTCGTGTAGTAAATGGAACACATAGCTGTGCAGTACATTTACAGCA CTGTCCAGATAACATTATGGCCTGTATCCTAGCAGACTATGGACCTCTCCACGATGTCACCATTAACATAGAACACACTTTACTGGAGGCATACTGCATGGAAAATGGTATCAGAGTTCTCAAG GTTGACAGTTCagagaaaataaagaaattcttGGGCACTTTACCCAAAAATGGGAAATACACAGAAAGGTCTGGAGACTATACCTGTCTGCTGATAAAG AATCCCAAAGCATTGTACGACAAAGCTGAAGACACGTTACTGAAGTTTGATAAGCTGTATAAAGTTTGGGGCTGGCATGTAATTGAATTTCCGGTATGA